Proteins from a single region of Apium graveolens cultivar Ventura chromosome 7, ASM990537v1, whole genome shotgun sequence:
- the LOC141673482 gene encoding uncharacterized protein LOC141673482 → MDVNKVKGGSIGLSYPMLAKSNYTAWALKMKVFMQAQGVWTVVEQNDPKSPVKEKNDKVAMAMIYQVIPEEGLLSIAEKQMTNDVWEVIKTLCQGADRVKKARIQTLKSEFEALSMKESEQIDDFHLRMNGLVKNIRALGEEMEEAYVVEKFLRAVPSRFL, encoded by the coding sequence ATGGATGTTAATAAGGTAAAAGGAGGCTCCATAGGCTTGAGTTACCCAATGCTGGCGAAAAGCAATTACACAGCTTGGGCTCTCAAGATGAAGGTGTTCATGCAGGCCCAAGGAGTTTGGACTGTCGTTGAACAGAATGACCCAAAGTCTCCTGTCAAAGAGAAGaatgacaaggtagccatggCCATGATTTATCAAGTTATACCAGAAGAAGGCTTGTTGTCAATTGCAGAGAAGCAAATGACAAATGATGTTTGGGAAGTGATAAAGACTTTGTGTCAAGGTGCTGATCGAGTTAAGAAGGCCCGGATTCAAACATTGAAATCCGAGTTTGAGGCGTTAAGTATGAAAGAAAGTGAACAAATTGATGATTTCCATCTGAGAATGAATGGTTTGGTGAAAAACATCAGAGCCTTGGGGGAGGAAATGGAAGAGGCGTATGTTGTGGAAAAATTTCTACGAGCAGTGCCTTCAAGATTTCTGTAA